From a single Bacteroidota bacterium genomic region:
- a CDS encoding T9SS type A sorting domain-containing protein has protein sequence MDKIVSRIWLACIILLVFQLNQLNAQVKLSVTRVKFEKDTATLGSSDRLSVTVKNTGNLAFNGKIYIDYKSNGASGGTTPVKFDSTKAAVNFNANDTLVFSPTYFIIDQQNFRKGPNIVVVWPRANGVTAIDSGKTTIIVIDPLGISDVLVPENGFVLYPNPAYSRIYILPIDSKIGIENVRIFDNVGNLVKTLKCNNNLIDIDGLESGLYMLEIETTTHERFVKRFLRE, from the coding sequence ATGGACAAAATTGTTTCCAGAATTTGGTTGGCTTGCATAATATTGCTTGTTTTCCAATTAAACCAGTTAAATGCTCAAGTAAAATTAAGTGTTACAAGGGTTAAATTTGAGAAAGACACGGCCACGTTAGGATCTTCTGATAGACTTTCTGTAACAGTTAAAAACACCGGCAACCTGGCATTTAATGGTAAAATTTATATTGATTATAAAAGCAACGGTGCATCAGGAGGGACGACTCCTGTAAAATTTGACTCTACAAAAGCAGCCGTTAATTTTAATGCAAACGATACACTTGTATTTTCACCAACCTATTTTATTATTGACCAACAAAACTTTCGCAAGGGTCCTAATATTGTGGTAGTTTGGCCACGTGCTAATGGAGTAACAGCGATTGATTCGGGCAAAACAACCATTATTGTTATTGACCCATTAGGAATATCGGACGTACTTGTGCCTGAAAACGGCTTTGTTTTATACCCCAATCCAGCCTATTCACGTATATATATACTGCCAATAGATTCCAAAATTGGCATTGAAAACGTAAGAATATTTGACAATGTCGGGAATTTGGTTAAAACCCTAAAATGCAACAATAACCTGATCGATATAGATGGTTTAGAAAGTGGTCTTTACATGCTTGAAATTGAAACAACTACCCATGAGCGATTTGTAAAGCGGTTTTTGAGGGAATGA
- a CDS encoding IS5 family transposase — protein sequence MQSKKTAARGLFDEFDVQEKLSKLKDPLEQLSKKINFEQFRPILDGMHEGVERKSNAGAKPYDVVLMFKILILQRLYSLSDEQMEFQINDRLSFRRFLSMTLSHRVPDCNTIWNFKEKLKENDNEKKLFDHFYDILEKGGLVLNTGKMVDASFHEVPRQRNSREENDQLKKGEVPQTWQNKPDKLSHKDTEATWTKKNEQSYYGYKNHIKSDAKSKLIDKYHVTTASTHDSQALEQLLTEKDEGQPLYADSAYTGEDQEKTIAKAKMINRVHEKGYRNKPLTPLQKENNRKKSKVRARVEHIFGFMENSMHEASYMRCIGIARAKVTIGLTNLAYNICRAVQLGLNMFTQRDEEK from the coding sequence AGCCCGAGGATTGTTTGATGAATTTGATGTACAGGAAAAACTAAGCAAACTAAAGGATCCGTTGGAACAATTAAGCAAGAAAATAAATTTCGAGCAATTTCGCCCGATATTGGATGGTATGCATGAAGGGGTAGAACGTAAAAGCAATGCGGGAGCCAAGCCATACGATGTGGTGTTGATGTTTAAAATATTGATATTGCAACGGCTGTACAGTTTATCAGACGAGCAAATGGAATTTCAGATAAATGATCGGTTGAGCTTCCGGCGGTTCTTATCGATGACCCTAAGTCATCGCGTACCGGATTGCAACACGATATGGAACTTCAAGGAAAAATTGAAAGAAAACGATAATGAGAAAAAACTATTCGATCATTTTTACGACATATTAGAAAAGGGCGGCTTAGTATTAAACACAGGCAAAATGGTAGATGCCAGTTTCCATGAAGTTCCCCGCCAGCGTAACAGCAGAGAAGAAAACGACCAGTTAAAAAAAGGAGAAGTTCCGCAAACATGGCAGAACAAACCCGATAAGTTATCGCATAAAGATACAGAGGCCACCTGGACAAAGAAAAATGAGCAAAGCTATTATGGATACAAGAATCACATTAAGTCAGACGCAAAAAGCAAACTCATTGATAAGTACCATGTAACTACAGCAAGTACACACGACTCCCAGGCATTGGAACAATTACTTACAGAAAAGGACGAAGGCCAACCGCTTTATGCCGATAGCGCTTACACAGGAGAAGATCAGGAAAAAACCATAGCTAAAGCGAAAATGATAAACCGTGTACACGAAAAAGGGTATCGCAACAAGCCATTAACACCCTTACAAAAAGAAAACAATCGCAAAAAATCAAAGGTGCGTGCACGGGTAGAACATATTTTCGGATTCATGGAGAACAGCATGCATGAGGCCAGCTATATGCGCTGTATAGGCATAGCGAGGGCAAAAGTAACAATAGGATTAACCAACCTGGCTTACAATATATGTAGAGCGGTACAATTAGGACTGAATATGTTCACACAAAGGGATGAAGAAAAATAA
- a CDS encoding SBBP repeat-containing protein, which translates to MKKLYFTLCLAAVAAGHLFAVGNRNYTSTEKKDPLHTAEINSWIAEQKPLGFQENKGQVADDKGNLVPFVLFKAETPNLNIWITNTGLTYQFLKLEEDANNNAEQQVGVLEEKNSGEWHRVDMVLKNATIKKENVLTEGDITQGEVNYYLPHCPNGIFNVKTYSKIIIKEIYPGIDWILYTSYSALKHDFIVHPHADPNQIKFIYEDSGKLNVKRNQIHFENKLGEIAEGELLCYQGNESNVITSNYTFKKNETPLYLGAGNIPVTNKKCLSQKAEVISEKNIFSYEIGFNLNNYIKSQSLIIDPQLVWATFYGGNGIDGPMSTEVDANGNVYVTGYVSSTNFPLQNWAGGYNQGILGGNSDIFILRFTNAGALTWATYYGGSFNDLGNYIAIDGNNNVFVTGWTISGNCPLQTWLGGYNQGVKGAGADVLILCFTTTGALTWATYYGASGNEGGNSIACDGANNIYITGYTNGGFPTQTWLGAYNQGVFGGGAFSNDIFILRFTNTGVLTWATYFGGSGSESGYAIDIDTGNNLYLTGNTSGNFPLQIWAGAYNQGVFGGGTWDSFILRFTNIGVLTWATYFGGSGSDEGFSIDMDIGNNLYLTGNTSGNFPLQIWAGAYNQGVFGGGTFDIFLLRFTNTGVLTWATYYGGNGAEYYSTYDNITIDLCENIFIGFNTTSTNIFTFGNTPCEYYDATFNGGTQDIFLVKFSNIGIVKWATYFGGDGYDYREALDLDNAGNLFVAGEWQSVTSSATYPVTDPGGGAYYDATFNGGTDDSYIAKFIPTTPTYAKNQVNTTSCSPCNGSATINLTCSEPNYSYVWSNGSSTLNNTSTTNTITGLCPGNYTVTVTSNCNQTQTATATFVITGTPCETCTLTGQFTKGTVNCTNCGCKEWVMITATGGTSPYSYSWPDGYTNRYKNNLCPGAYTINIKDKNGCSINVNLTAP; encoded by the coding sequence ATGAAAAAACTGTACTTTACCCTTTGTTTGGCCGCTGTAGCAGCAGGACATCTGTTTGCTGTTGGCAACAGGAATTACACCTCAACAGAAAAAAAAGATCCCCTCCATACGGCAGAAATAAACTCCTGGATAGCTGAGCAAAAACCGCTCGGTTTCCAGGAGAATAAAGGACAGGTGGCTGATGACAAAGGCAATCTTGTACCTTTTGTACTATTCAAGGCTGAAACTCCCAATCTCAATATTTGGATAACCAATACTGGCCTTACCTACCAGTTTTTAAAACTGGAAGAGGACGCAAACAATAATGCAGAACAGCAAGTCGGAGTTCTTGAAGAAAAAAATAGCGGCGAATGGCACCGGGTAGATATGGTTTTAAAAAATGCAACGATCAAAAAAGAAAACGTTCTGACTGAAGGAGATATTACACAAGGAGAAGTAAATTACTACCTCCCCCATTGTCCAAATGGAATATTTAATGTAAAAACTTATAGCAAAATAATTATAAAGGAAATTTACCCTGGAATTGACTGGATACTTTATACATCCTATAGCGCACTTAAACACGATTTTATAGTTCACCCCCATGCTGACCCCAACCAAATAAAATTCATATACGAAGACAGCGGAAAACTAAATGTAAAACGCAATCAAATCCATTTTGAAAACAAACTGGGAGAAATTGCCGAAGGAGAACTTCTCTGTTATCAGGGCAACGAATCAAATGTTATTACATCTAATTACACCTTTAAAAAAAATGAAACTCCCTTATATTTAGGAGCAGGTAATATACCGGTAACAAATAAAAAATGCCTATCTCAAAAAGCAGAAGTTATTTCCGAAAAAAATATTTTCTCCTATGAAATAGGATTTAACTTAAACAATTACATCAAAAGCCAATCACTTATCATTGACCCCCAATTAGTATGGGCTACTTTTTACGGTGGAAATGGAATAGACGGGCCCATGAGTACAGAAGTAGATGCGAATGGAAATGTTTATGTAACTGGATACGTGTCATCAACTAATTTCCCCCTTCAAAACTGGGCTGGTGGGTATAATCAGGGGATCTTAGGTGGCAACAGTGATATCTTCATCTTGCGTTTTACTAATGCCGGTGCTCTAACTTGGGCTACCTATTATGGAGGGAGTTTTAATGATCTGGGCAATTATATTGCCATAGATGGGAACAATAACGTGTTTGTAACTGGATGGACAATATCTGGAAATTGTCCACTTCAAACCTGGCTGGGAGGGTATAATCAAGGAGTTAAAGGAGCAGGAGCTGATGTTTTAATTTTGTGTTTTACAACTACCGGTGCTCTTACTTGGGCTACCTATTATGGAGCAAGTGGCAATGAAGGGGGAAATTCCATTGCTTGCGATGGTGCGAATAATATTTACATAACGGGATATACAAATGGTGGTTTCCCCACCCAAACATGGCTTGGAGCTTATAATCAGGGAGTTTTTGGAGGAGGAGCATTCAGTAATGATATTTTTATTTTGCGTTTTACAAACACCGGGGTTCTCACTTGGGCTACTTATTTTGGAGGAAGTGGAAGTGAATCAGGATATGCTATTGACATAGACACAGGAAACAATCTGTATCTAACAGGAAATACTTCCGGCAATTTTCCACTTCAAATCTGGGCAGGAGCATATAACCAAGGCGTCTTTGGTGGTGGAACATGGGACTCTTTCATCTTGCGTTTTACCAATATCGGGGTTCTCACTTGGGCTACTTATTTTGGAGGAAGTGGAAGTGATGAAGGATTTTCTATAGACATGGACATTGGAAACAATCTGTATCTAACAGGAAATACTTCCGGCAATTTTCCACTTCAAATCTGGGCAGGAGCATATAATCAAGGCGTCTTTGGTGGTGGAACATTTGACATTTTCTTATTGCGTTTTACAAACACCGGGGTTCTCACTTGGGCTACATATTATGGAGGAAATGGTGCAGAATATTATTCGACATATGACAACATTACAATTGATCTTTGCGAAAATATATTTATTGGCTTCAACACTACATCAACCAACATCTTCACTTTCGGAAATACCCCATGTGAGTATTATGATGCAACTTTTAATGGGGGTACTCAGGATATTTTTCTTGTTAAATTCAGTAATATAGGTATTGTAAAGTGGGCAACTTATTTTGGTGGAGATGGGTACGATTACCGGGAGGCATTAGACCTTGACAATGCAGGGAATTTATTTGTTGCAGGGGAATGGCAGTCAGTTACAAGCTCAGCAACTTATCCCGTAACCGATCCCGGGGGAGGCGCCTATTATGATGCAACCTTCAATGGTGGTACTGATGATAGCTACATTGCTAAGTTTATTCCCACTACACCTACCTATGCCAAAAATCAGGTAAACACCACGAGTTGCAGTCCATGCAATGGCAGTGCAACTATAAATTTAACGTGTAGTGAGCCGAATTATAGCTATGTATGGAGTAATGGCAGTTCAACATTAAATAACACAAGTACTACTAATACAATTACCGGTCTTTGCCCGGGAAATTATACAGTAACAGTAACAAGTAATTGTAATCAAACGCAAACGGCAACGGCAACGTTTGTCATTACGGGCACACCCTGCGAGACCTGCACTTTAACAGGACAATTTACCAAGGGCACAGTCAACTGCACCAATTGCGGCTGTAAAGAATGGGTAATGATAACCGCTACCGGCGGCACAAGCCCTTACTCCTACTCCTGGCCCGATGGTTATACAAACAGATATAAGAACAACCTATGTCCGGGTGCATACACCATAAATATTAAAGATAAAAACGGTTGCAGTATAAATGTTAATTTGACGGCACCTTGA